A stretch of DNA from Dokdonia sp. PRO95:
TGTGACTAATGGGAGTGTGCTATTAATTATAGGAAGTCTCGTCATAGGTTTTATGGCAAGCGATGCACAAGCACAAGGCATTGCTCCTTTTACCACAGATATTTTTAAAGGTTTTCTAGCTGTCTTTTTACTAGATATGGGAATCTCAAGTGGTAAAAAAATAGGAAGTCTCAAAGAGTATGGCGCTTTTCCTTATGTATTTGCAATCGCCGTCCCTATTGTAAATGGTATTATCGTGAGTTTACTAAGTGGGTTTATAACAGAATCTGTAGGTAACAGGTTGCTCTTTGCCATACTTGCAGCAAGTGCCTCTTATATTGCAGTCCCTGCCGCTATGAAACTCGCTGCGCCTAAAGCAAACGAAGGCCTATACTTACCTATGGCACTTGCCATTACCTTTCCCTTTAATATCACACTGGGAATGCCGCTTTACCTCTGCATTATAAACTGGAGCTAATATAAATTTTAATCACGCTTTCGCGAAAGCGTACTCAAAACCTTACTTTATGATTCTCTCACAAAGCAATACCCTAACAGAAGATATAGCAGCAGCGAGAGTCGCAGGTTTTACCTCAGATTTTATGTATAGAGGGGGGCGTTTATTGTGTAGAACTAATAATCGCTGGTATCAAATAGAAGACCTCACACTTATAGAATATTGCAGGCACGAGGGAATGAATGACCCAGGGGATAGTTCGATTTTATTTTTGATAGAGACTAATGATTCTATAAAAGGTTGCCTTACGAGTGCCTATGGTAAAGATGCAGATACAGACCTCATAAGTTTTGTAATGAGCTTAGAAGAGAAAGAGAAATAACTATCTTAACATAAAACCAAAAGGTATGGCAAAGATATTAAAATCACTTTCTGAGTATGTACAAATTGCTATAGGTATTGCCCTCGCGAGTATAGGCCTCAAGGCCTTCTTGCTACCTAATGGGTTTCTGGATGGTGGAGCGACGGGTATCGCTATTTTACTAAGTAAAAAGTTAGATCTAGATATCTCCTTACTGCTCTTTATTGTGAGTATTCCGTTTCTGGTGTTGGGCTTTTATAAGCTTTCGCGAAATATTCTTTTAAAAAGTACAATGTCCATCTTAATACTAGCAGTCCTTATAGGTGTTGAGTCATTTCCTATTATCACTGAAGATAAGTTGCTCATTGCGATTTTTGGCGGTATGTTTTTAGGAGCTGGTATTGGCATCAGTATACGCAACGGTGCAGTACTTGACGGATCCGAAATTCTAGGAATTTATGTCTTTGATCTTTTTGGAATAAGCATAGGTAAGACCATTCTGGCATTCAATATTATTCTATTTATTATCACCGCATTAGTACTTAGTGTAGAGGTCGCACTATATTCCATACTTACCTATATCGTGACCGCGAAGTTTATCGATTTTTTTATAGAAGGATTTGAAGATTTTATAGGTATTACCATTATCTCTCCATCCTCTGAAGAAATAGAACAAAAGATTCTTAAGGAACTAGGCACTGGTATCACCGTCTATAAAGCTGCTGCTGGTTATGGAAGTACGGGTCATAATAATGAACGCCGCGTGATACAAACCGTGATAAATCGTATACACCTGCGCAAAATACACAAGCTCATAGACTCCTGCGATCCCGATGCTTTTATCGTAGAGTTTGATGTGAATAATGTAAAAGGAGGAGTTTTAAAAAGGTATCTGAATCCTCAAAGTTCAAAAAAGTTGGCTAGTCTTTAGGGTTTCTCCTAATCTCTACATTGTTTTATACCTCAAAGACAGAATTTTACAATACTAAAAGCATGTTAATTCGCTATTGATTGAGGATTTCCTTTTTTCTACTTCTGTTTTATGTGCTATTTTGCTGACTAACATACAAAATCACGCTTTTAAAGCTATGTTTTGCAGAGATGAGCTCAATAATCCACTAAATAAAGTCAGATGTTTTTAAAAAAAGTAATTGTTCTATTATCTGTTATTTTCTCTAGT
This window harbors:
- a CDS encoding YitT family protein, whose protein sequence is MAKILKSLSEYVQIAIGIALASIGLKAFLLPNGFLDGGATGIAILLSKKLDLDISLLLFIVSIPFLVLGFYKLSRNILLKSTMSILILAVLIGVESFPIITEDKLLIAIFGGMFLGAGIGISIRNGAVLDGSEILGIYVFDLFGISIGKTILAFNIILFIITALVLSVEVALYSILTYIVTAKFIDFFIEGFEDFIGITIISPSSEEIEQKILKELGTGITVYKAAAGYGSTGHNNERRVIQTVINRIHLRKIHKLIDSCDPDAFIVEFDVNNVKGGVLKRYLNPQSSKKLASL